In the Kineosporiaceae bacterium genome, one interval contains:
- a CDS encoding Trp biosynthesis-associated membrane protein: protein MSRLTRLTRRSTVLGVLAGAGIVVLAQGRTWVRLDHAPATGVVTAVTDGSLSGEQSAPGVLALALVAAAGAVAVTLAGRRLARVCAVLLALAGLGVVALATGVLTDPATVAREATRGAAGLVDAVPPAAVVTAWVAVGLAGGVVIAVAALGVWLGAARWTTGRPAAAAATAAPGAARTRSARDESPEPLWEAISRGEDPTD from the coding sequence ATGAGCCGGCTCACCCGGCTGACGCGACGCAGCACGGTGCTGGGGGTGCTGGCGGGCGCCGGCATCGTGGTGCTGGCCCAGGGCCGAACCTGGGTGAGGCTCGATCATGCACCGGCCACCGGGGTGGTCACCGCGGTCACCGATGGTTCGCTCTCGGGCGAGCAGTCGGCCCCAGGGGTCCTCGCGTTGGCGTTGGTCGCCGCCGCCGGTGCGGTCGCCGTGACCCTGGCCGGACGGCGCCTGGCCCGCGTGTGCGCCGTCCTGCTCGCCCTGGCCGGTCTGGGCGTCGTGGCGTTGGCCACAGGGGTGCTGACCGACCCGGCGACGGTGGCCCGCGAGGCCACGCGCGGTGCCGCGGGTCTGGTGGACGCCGTCCCGCCGGCGGCCGTGGTCACGGCCTGGGTGGCGGTGGGCCTGGCCGGTGGCGTGGTCATCGCCGTTGCGGCGCTGGGGGTCTGGCTCGGGGCCGCTCGGTGGACGACGGGACGCCCCGCCGCAGCGGCAGCCACGGCGGCGCCGGGTGCGGCCCGAACCCGGAGCGCCCGGGATGAATCGCCCGAACCGCTGTGGGAGGCGATCAGCCGTGGTGAGGATCCGACCGATTGA
- the trpC gene encoding indole-3-glycerol phosphate synthase TrpC gives MTVLDDIISGVREDLVERQQSVPLERLQEQAERQPGALAALAALEDADAVRVIAEVKRSSPSKGALAAIADPAALARDYESGGASAISVLTERRRFGGSIEDLQAVRRAVDIPILRKDFIVSAYQVWEARAAGADLVLLIVAALDQDALVSLVERVHSLGMTALVEVHDVDEVPRAVDAGARVIGVNCRDLRTLEVDRDQFQRVAPTIPDGIVKVAESGVRGPYDVHTFARAGAHAVLVGESLVTGADPRAAVANLVAAGAHPALRAARK, from the coding sequence GTGACTGTTCTCGACGACATCATCTCGGGCGTACGGGAGGACCTCGTCGAGCGGCAGCAGTCCGTTCCGCTGGAGCGGCTGCAAGAGCAGGCCGAGCGTCAGCCGGGCGCTCTGGCCGCCCTCGCCGCGCTCGAGGATGCCGATGCGGTGCGGGTCATCGCCGAGGTCAAGCGGTCGAGCCCGAGCAAGGGCGCCCTGGCGGCCATCGCCGATCCAGCGGCTCTGGCGCGCGACTACGAGTCCGGCGGAGCCAGCGCCATCAGCGTGCTCACCGAGCGGCGCCGCTTCGGCGGCAGCATCGAGGACCTGCAGGCGGTGCGGCGAGCAGTCGACATCCCGATCCTGCGCAAGGACTTCATCGTCTCGGCCTATCAGGTCTGGGAGGCCCGAGCAGCGGGCGCCGACCTGGTGCTGCTCATCGTGGCAGCCCTCGACCAGGATGCGCTGGTGTCCCTGGTCGAACGGGTGCACTCTCTGGGCATGACGGCCCTGGTCGAGGTGCACGACGTCGACGAGGTGCCCCGCGCGGTGGACGCCGGGGCACGGGTGATCGGCGTCAACTGCCGTGATCTGCGCACGCTGGAGGTCGACCGCGACCAGTTCCAGCGGGTGGCGCCGACCATCCCGGACGGCATCGTGAAGGTCGCCGAGTCCGGGGTGCGTGGCCCCTATGACGTGCACACCTTCGCCCGCGCCGGGGCGCACGCCGTCCTGGTGGGCGAGAGCCTGGTGACCGGCGCCGACCCGCGCGCCGCCGTGGCCAATCTGGTCGCCGCCGGGGCGCACCCGGCACTGCGGGCGGCGCGCAAGTGA
- the trpB gene encoding tryptophan synthase subunit beta: MLSEQTGPYYGRFGGRFVPEALIAALDELEVAYAKASADPAFAAELDRLHRTYTGRPSILTEVPRFAAHAGGARVLLKREDLNHTGSHKINNVLGQALLTQRMGKTRVIAETGAGQHGVATATAAALLDLECVVYMGEEDTRRQALNVARMNLLGATVVPVTAGSRTLKDAMNEAMRDWVTNVEQTHYLIGTVAGPHPFPSMVRDFHKVIGDEARAQVLDLIGRLPDVVTACVGGGSNAIGIFHAFLDDPGVRLVGLEAGGDGVATGRHAASITGGTAGVLHGSRTFILQDDDGQTIESHSISAGLDYPGVGPEHAWLAETGRATYLPVTDAEAMAAFQLLCRTEGIIPAIESAHALAGAITAGRELGPDGVVLVNLSGRGDKDVETAARYFGLVTP; the protein is encoded by the coding sequence ATGCTCTCGGAGCAGACGGGCCCCTACTACGGCCGGTTCGGCGGGCGGTTCGTGCCCGAGGCCCTGATCGCGGCGCTCGACGAGCTCGAGGTCGCCTACGCGAAGGCGTCCGCGGATCCGGCCTTCGCCGCCGAGCTCGACCGGCTGCACCGCACCTACACCGGCCGGCCGAGCATCCTGACCGAGGTGCCCCGGTTCGCGGCACATGCCGGTGGTGCCCGGGTGCTGCTCAAGCGCGAAGACCTGAACCACACCGGGTCCCACAAGATCAACAACGTGCTGGGTCAGGCCTTGCTGACCCAACGCATGGGCAAGACCCGGGTGATCGCCGAGACCGGCGCCGGTCAGCACGGGGTGGCCACCGCGACCGCCGCGGCCCTGCTCGACCTGGAGTGCGTGGTCTACATGGGCGAGGAGGACACCCGGCGCCAGGCCCTGAACGTCGCCCGGATGAACCTGCTCGGCGCCACGGTCGTACCGGTCACCGCGGGCTCGCGCACCCTCAAGGACGCCATGAACGAGGCGATGCGCGACTGGGTGACCAACGTCGAGCAGACCCACTACCTGATCGGCACGGTGGCGGGTCCACACCCGTTCCCGAGCATGGTGCGCGACTTCCACAAGGTGATCGGTGACGAGGCCCGGGCCCAGGTGCTCGACCTGATCGGCCGGTTGCCCGATGTCGTGACGGCTTGCGTCGGCGGCGGATCGAACGCCATCGGCATCTTCCACGCCTTCCTCGACGACCCCGGCGTCCGGCTGGTGGGCCTCGAGGCCGGTGGGGACGGCGTCGCGACCGGTCGGCACGCGGCGTCCATCACCGGCGGCACCGCCGGGGTGCTGCACGGCAGCCGCACCTTCATCCTGCAGGACGACGACGGTCAGACCATCGAGAGCCACTCGATCTCGGCCGGGCTCGACTACCCCGGGGTCGGCCCGGAGCATGCCTGGCTGGCCGAGACCGGCCGCGCCACCTACCTGCCGGTGACCGACGCCGAGGCGATGGCGGCGTTCCAGCTGCTCTGTCGCACGGAGGGGATCATCCCGGCGATCGAGAGTGCTCACGCGCTGGCCGGGGCGATCACCGCCGGGCGTGAGCTCGGCCCGGACGGCGTGGTGCTGGTCAACCTGTCCGGCCGCGGCGACAAGGACGTCGAGACCGCCGCCCGCTACTTCGGACTGGTGACGCCGTGA